The following coding sequences are from one Epinephelus moara isolate mb chromosome 7, YSFRI_EMoa_1.0, whole genome shotgun sequence window:
- the LOC126392836 gene encoding four and a half LIM domains protein 2 — translation MTERYDCHYCKESLFGKKYVLREENPYCVKCYESLYSNTCEECKKPIGCNTRDLSYKDRHWHEECFMCFQCKRSLVDKPFSTKDEKLLCTECYSNEYSSKCHACKKTIMPGSRKMEHKGNSWHETCFTCQRCQQPIGTKSFIPKDNHNFCVPCYEKQFAMQCVHCKKPITTGGVTYREQPWHKDCFLCTSCKQQLSGQRFTSRDDFAYCLNCFCNLYAKKCASCTTPISGLGGSKYISFEERQWHNDCFNCKKCSVSLVGRGFLTERDDILCPECGKDI, via the exons ATGACCGAGCGCTACGACTGCCACTACTGCAAGGAGTCCCTGTTTGGGAAGAAGTACGTCCTGAGAGAGGAGAATCCCTACTGTGTGAAATGTTACGAGAGCCTGTACTCCAACACTTGTGAGGAGTGCAAGAAACCCATTGGCTGCAACACCAGG GATCTGTCGTACAAGGACCGTCACTGGCACGAGGAGTGTTTCATGTGCTTCCAGTGCAAGCGCTCGCTGGTGGACAAGCCCTTCTCCACCAAGGATGAAAAGCTCCTGTGCACTGAGTGCTACTCCAATGAGTACTCCTCCAAGTGCCACGCGTGCAAGAAAACCATCATGCCAG GCTCCAGGAAGATGGAGCACAAGGGGAACAGCTGGCACGAGACCTGCTTCACCTGCCAGAGATGCCAGCAGCCCATCGGCACCAAGAGCTTCATCCCTAAGGACAACCATAACTTCTGTGTGCCCTGCTATGAGAAGCAGTTTGCCATGCAGTGTGTGCACTGCAAGAAG CCCATCACCACCGGCGGGGTGACCTACCGTGAGCAGCCCTGGCACAAAGACTGCTTCCTGTGCACCAGCTGCAAGCAGCAGCTGTCTGGCCAGAGGTTTACCTCTAGAGATGACTTCGCCTACTGTCTCAACTGCTTCTGCAACCTTTATGCCAAGAAGTGCGCCTCCTGCACCACCCCAATCAGCG GGCTCGGAGGCAGCAAGTACATTTCTTTTGAGGAGCGCCAGTGGCACAACGACTGCTTCAACTGTAAGAAGTGCTCCGTGTCCCTGGTTGGCCGTGGCTTCCTCACCGAACGTGATGACATCCTGTGCCCAGAGTGCGGCAAGGACATCTAA